Within the Echinicola sp. 20G genome, the region ATAAGTATCAGTACCTCAATATTTCTGTCCTAAAACAAACTGTAATATATTCTTTCAGCATCCTCAAAGGTCAATTCTTTGGGGTTGTTTTTAAGCAATCTTGTCACTTTCATCGCCAAGCCAGTCAATTCTGCCACATCGCCCTTTTGAACGCCCAAAGCGGTCAAATTTTGTGGAATATCACATAGTTTAACCAACTCCCTCACTTTCTCCACACCATTTATGGCCGTTTCCTCTAGTGTTTCTCCTTCAGTTGCTCCCATCGCTAATGCTATCTGCACATGCTTATGAATATTGGAAGACATATTGTAGGCCATCACTTCTGGAAGTAGCACTGCATTGGCCAGACCATGCGGTACATGGTACTTTCCTCCTAGAGGATAACTGAGGGCATGCACTGCTGCAGTATTGACAGGCCCCAAACACAAACCTCCATACATACTGCCCAAAGCCACAGCAGACCGGGCATCCATATCATCGCCTTTTTCATATGCCCTTTTCAAATTACGGCCAATTAAGGCAATTCCCCTCAATGCATAATCATCCACCAGTGGATGACTGAATTTATTGGTATATGCCTCAATACAATGGGAAAGCGCATCTATTCCCGTCTCAGCTGTAATTTTAGGAGGTAATCCTATTGTCAATTCAGGGTCAATGTATGTGGCATCTGGCACAAGATAGGGACTGATAATTCCCTTTTTCTCCAATGTTGATTCATCCAAAAGAATGGCATTGGGAGAAACTTCACTACCCGTTCCAGAAGTGG harbors:
- a CDS encoding iron-containing alcohol dehydrogenase, yielding MRAISLLQPQKLVFGTGALSQYVEDTIQAGRARIWILIAAPLVSRFEEGLRLMEKAGLKVKVTVYDNGEPTFDLYNEYLKEVKAYNPESIVGIGGGSVLDLAKILAAMQDSTGQLSDFVGINLLKGRGTHMVCIPTTSGTGSEVSPNAILLDESTLEKKGIISPYLVPDATYIDPELTIGLPPKITAETGIDALSHCIEAYTNKFSHPLVDDYALRGIALIGRNLKRAYEKGDDMDARSAVALGSMYGGLCLGPVNTAAVHALSYPLGGKYHVPHGLANAVLLPEVMAYNMSSNIHKHVQIALAMGATEGETLEETAINGVEKVRELVKLCDIPQNLTALGVQKGDVAELTGLAMKVTRLLKNNPKELTFEDAERIYYSLF